cttgggaggctgaggcaggagaatcgcttgaacctgggagacagaggttgcagtgagccgagattacgccactgcactccagcctgggcaacagagtgagacctgtctcaaaaaaaaccccgtctgtacaaaaaatacaacaattagctgggcacggtggcacatgcctgcagtcccagctacttgggaggtttgCCAgggcctaggaggtggaggttgcagagagccgacatggagccactacactcaagcctgggtgacagagcaaggctctgtctcaaaaaaaaaaaaaaaaaaataggatgacAGCAGAACCGTTTGACTGGAATGGAGGATTTATGCAGTAGGTAAGAAACAGGCTGAGAAGTGCTGGTGTATGACTTAAATTGTGTGGGTATTTCAAATAATTGAAAGTTTTTGGACAAAAGAATATGTAATGTCTAAAGCActgtttttagaaaattattttggtaGTTGTTTAGAAGGAATTAATTCACAAAACCATCATAATGATTCatgtttgaaatgaaaaaataattcataaggTTTAGAGACTGAtgaatttatttagaaataccgtttgggccaggcgcggtggctcacgcttgtaatcccagcattttgggagggcgaggtgggcggatcacgaggtcaggagtacgagaccagcctgaccaacatggtgaaaccccgtctctgctaaaaatacaaaaaaattggccaggcgtggtggcacacgcctgtagtctcagctactcgggaggctgaggcaggagactcgcttgaatccgggaggtggaggttgcggtgagccaagatcatgccactgcactccagcctgggcgacagagtgagactccgtctaaaaaaaaaaaaaaaaaaaagaaatacccggtttggaccgggcacggtggctcacgcctataatcccagcacttccggaggccgaggccggtggatcacctgaggtcaggagttcgagaccagcctgaccaacatggttaaaacctgtctctactaaaaaatacaaaaattagccaggcgtggtggcaggtgccttaatcccagctatttgggaggcagaggcaggagaatcgtttgaatccgggaggcagaggttgcagcgagtcgagattgagccattgcactcaagcctgggggacaagagcaagacttctctcaaaaaaaaaaaaaaaaaaaaaaaaaaagaaagaaaaaaaaagaaatacccagtttgaggccgggcatggtggctcacgcctgtaatcctagcactttgggaagctgaggtgggtggatcacctgaagtcaggagttcgagaccagcctggccaacatggtgaaaccccgtctctactaaaaatacaaaaattagctgggtgtggtggcatgcgcctgtaatcccatattttcgggaggctggggcaggagaatcgcttgaacatgggaggcggagagctgagactgtgccaccaccgcactccagcctgggcaacagagtgagactccatctcaaaaaaaaaaattttttttttaaattcctggtttgaaactgaaaatcagaaataaaattaggtcaggcccatttatttatttatctatttatttatttatttcctgagatggagtctcgctcttttgcccaggctggagtgcagtggtgcgatctcagctcattgcaacctccatctcccaggttcaagcaattctcttgcctcagcctcctgagcagctgggattacaggcatgtgtgaccacgtctggctaatttttgtacttttagtagagatgggatttcaccacgttggccaggtggtctcaaactcctgacctcgtgatctgcccaccttggcctcccaaagtgctgggattacaggtgtgagccaacatgcccggccaTTCAGGCCTAGTTATTTAGATTTGGGTGTTACTTATTGAATCTTTGAATATGGGGGAAAAGTtatgagagaaaaagaataaaaatagagactATTCAAAGGCTATGCatggggctgggcactgtggctcatgcctgtaataccagcactttgggaggccaaggcgggcggatcaacatgtcaagagatgaagaccatcctggccaacatggtgaaaccccatctctactaaaaattcaaaaattagctgggcgtggtggtgcacatctgtagtcccagctactcgggaggctgaagcaggagcatcgcttgaacctgggaggcagaggttgcagtgagccaagattgcaccactgcactccagcctggcaacagcgagacttcatctaaaaaaaaaaaacaacaaaaaaaccaaaggcTATGCATGAGACAAAGTGAACAGTCTATTACTGTGATTATAATAGAATGTTGAATTTATATAGGGTAAAATCTTGATAGAATGCTTGAATTATATAGGTATTATGGGAAATACAATGTTGTGGTTAAttgaataataatacaaaattttgttttaacttttgctcgctgggtttttttttccccaaaaaaatcATTATACTTTTTTCCTCTTGATAATTAGGAAAcacagataaattatttttagatgattcAAGATGTCACTATCCTTCAGGTTGATTATTGTAAAATACGTGTTTTCAATGTAAAATAACACAGTTATGGAGTTTGGGATATAGCTATGGTAACCACAGAACATACCCTGGTGTTTCAAGATTAGGGAAAGTCGGATAACAACATCAAAACAAttctaagaaaaaattttaagtatttttcagGCTCTATTAATTAAGTAGTACttcagtgcttttttttctttttttttttttcccaacactACAAAGGCTAAAGATGTTATTATCAAATGTATTACTACATCATTGGCACAGTTTCTATTGGTATCTACTTGCTTTTTAATACAGAAGATGTTTATGATTTACATTCCTCCTACTTTAGAAATTCTCTCCATTCACTTCTTTTGTGCCCCTCCAGATATAATCTGAACTTCCAGGAATAGTTTATTCTTGGTGTTACAAATGTTGGCTTCCCCCCTCCCTGGAATTCTATTAGAACGTTTTTGTCACTTTAGAAACTTTCTTATTCTGGTGCAACATGCCAAGAAACCCAGGTATAAAATAGTGATTGTTGACTCTTACTTTGACACGTGTGCCCGTCCTTATAAATCTAGACCCTGTACATTACATGCATACAACTATCCCTATGGATCTCCTAGTAAATAATCTCACAGACTCCACCTGaggcttctggaaaaaaaaaaatcaattacctTAAATTTTATTAAGAGCTCTTCGTAAACTACTGAGCAAGAGAAGTGAATCCTGCATAGATTCAGTCCCCGGTTCCCAAAGCGCTTCCCCGCCCCGTGTCTCTGAATAGCTGGAGACAAACCTCCGCTAAGAAGCGGAAGCCGCCAGTGCTCATCACACGCAGGAATTAGGATATCTGGCTTGAGAACACCTATGCTGTACCACATTCTTCTCTCCCCCTACCCCGCCTGAAATAAAACATAGTGAAGCGTAAATCTTGAGTCCCTTGATACCTTCTCAGAAAACGGCGGCGAGGCTTCAAAGGGGCTTCCTGACCGGGGATCCAGACGGTCGCGCGGGTACTCAGCACTCTGGGCAGGACAGTCCCTGTCCCGAAGGGAGGGCCCAAGATGGGTGGAGCCGTCCCCGCCCGAACACGGGGGCATCCGCACTCCCCGTAGGGTACCCCGCGTGCTGGCTCCGAAGCGGCGGCAGTCGGGGTGGCGCTCTTCCTCCGCTCTTTGGGGTCCCGGCTCCCCTCAGGGCAGGGCGGGAGACCGCTGAGGAGGCACCCTCAAGTTCACCTCAGGCTCATGACACCAGCCCCGCCGCGGTTCCCCCAACCGGCTTTCCGTTGGCCCTGGCGGCTGCGGAACGGTCAACTAGACTCCACCAGCTGAAGCCGGGATCACCTGGGAAGCAGCCAGGCCGCCCGGAGGCCACGCCCGGGGGAGGAGCTTGCGGACGCCCAGTCGGGTGGAGCACGCCAGGTGAGCACGCCTGCGCAGTCGGGACGTAAACAAGCCCGCCCCTTCCTTTTGGCCCGCCCTCGCAGGGCTGGCCCGAGGGTGGGAGGGGCGAGAAGGAagaggcagggggtgggggaagagggagcACCAGGAACAGCGCCTGCGCGGTGGGCGTGATCCGGGCACTTAGGGCAGGATGAACGCTGCTttccaagatggcgacggagggaggagggaaggagatgaACGAGATTAAGACCCAATTCACCACCCGGGAAGGTCTGTACAAGCTGCTGCCGCACTCGGAGTACAGCCGGCCCAACCGGGTGCCCTTCAACTCGCAGGGATCCAACCCTGTCCGCGTCTCCTTCGTAAACCTCAACGACCAGTCTGGCAACGGCGACCGCCTCTGCTTCAATGTGGGCCGGGAGCTGTACTTCTATATCTACAAGGGGGTCCGCAAGGTACCGACCCGGGCGTCACCGGAGCCAGCCAGCGGCGTAGGCAGAGGCCGGGAGCAGGGCGGTGACAGTGGGGCCAGGGTGACCGAGAGGGGTGGCCGTCGCTCTTACTTTTGAGTGGGCCGGTAACTCCACTGGGGTACTCCTGAGGAGAGGGGATTCAGGAGTAAGGAGGGTGGTGGCGGTGACGTTTCgaaggggtgggggcagtggaAAGGGACCGTGGGGCGCGGGGGTTCTGGCTGGGAGGCTCCCGGGGGAGCCGGCTGCGTCCCTTCCAGCCTGGTCCATCAGGCTCTGACATGGCCAGGGAGCGGGCCTGCAAGTCCCCGGAAGAGGTGAGGTGGCCGTCTTTTCTGCTTTGATTGCCTCGCCTCCCTGGAGGGTTGGAAGTCTCGCCCTGGGTTAGAGAACAGGGACGCAAGACGACTTAACAAGATCTCTGTAAGGCGGAACCGGGGCCGGGAAGCGGAGGATTGAGACTAGGTCAGAAAGAACCTGCTCGGCACGCAGGGCTGCTCCACCTGCTGCCGCACTGACACTTCCTAGGAGCCTCTCCTGTGTTAACATTTCTGTTTCCAAAAACATCCGCGGGAGGACGGCTGTCACTCACTGTCTCCGCCGTGGGGACCTTCTGAAAGATTGTTAAGGAGAGTCATCTTGTCCCTTGTAGTATGCGAAGGGCTGAGTACTACAGTTGAAATGATGTTTCCAGTGAACTAAGCTGGTTCAGAGGGGTTGTGTGAGAATGCCCAGATTAATCTTGTCCAACAAGTCAGACTGTGTCCCAAACAGGGAGTGATATGCCTTAAAAGCTACTTTAAAGGGACCATGCTTCTTGGCGGGCGAGTTACCGGTAATTCTGTGAAGCATGTAAGCATCCTTTAAAAGTATCTCTTTAAAAGCAGCCATTTATTAGAGCTTTTCTTTCATTGGCTATGTAACTATGTTTTCACTGAGAATTGCTTATTTTTGAGATTGTAGTCTTTGACTTGATGTCATGGAAGAGTGAGGAAATTAATGCATCCCACAGCACCTCCAAATAGGACAAGGTGATAAAAGATTAATTCGTAAATGCATGTTAgcatgaaaataaattgttcatATTGAAGAGTGAACATTCTTCAGGATTTAATATAGCCAGATCCAGTACAGGATTTTCGCTTGTTACAAGAGCTAGGGAAATGACATTGGTATCTAAATGTAGCAAAGTTGTTTCTTTCATTCAGGGTGaatcttttttattagtctttatGATAATAAGTGTACCACTGTATTTGGGGTATGCTGTTGGAAGTTATTAAGGGTAAATcgcttgaccttttttttttttcctcgttTGGAATTGCAAAAGCTTGAAGTGGTCTTCAGTCTAGGGGCTGCAGTTTTACTCCTACTCCCAACTTTGTCACTGACTTGTTGggtgaccttggataagttatttaacttctattTGCACCTCTTTAAAAAGGGAATGTTACAGTGCACATTgtgattaataatataataatcgTAATGAACTTTAAGGCCCTGAAACACTCAGTAGATGTAAAATATAGTTAAAGAAATACTAACTGTCAAATAAGAAGCTGCCGTCTTGACATTGATAATCGGAGTGAAAGGACCAATTTTGTCTCAGGAAATTGAGTTTAGaattttaagttataaaaatttatattcatataaaaatacgATGTGCTTAAAAACTAAACTCACTAGCTATTATTAATGCAGgaattacttaaattttttttttttctttgaaaggtTATGACTTCCAAAGCGTCCTAATGGCAGACCTTATCTGGATCTGGTAGCCCTGTTTTACATCATAAAGACAGGTTTCTTGCCTGGAAGTATCATTACAATAGTGTTCTCTTTTAGTGGGACGCTATTCCCTGAAGGGTAAAAGGAGGCAAGGTTTTTAAAACCacaccaaaaaattattttaaacaagatAAATGTGAAATACATAAATTGCCCTTACCTGCATAATTTGAGTGTTTTAACGTTTTTTGggtaaaatttcattttcatgtGGTAGTATCTTGTAGATACATTTGCATTGTGTTGCAGCTGTTTCTACTCTCTTTTAATTGTAACTTAAACATTTTATTCCGTGAATGAGTTTGCAtttatttgttgttatttctgagtATAAGTGACTTTTTATGactattttctgatttaaaatataggaaatacattttctttaattgGAAAACCAAAATTTACTTTTTAGAGTTAGTAGTTATAAACCTATTTTTGACAGTTGGCTATtaaacatgtttttttgtttttagagataggatctcatcctgttgcctaggctggagtgcggtggcatgcttattgttcactacagcctcaaactcctgggctcaaatgatcttcccacttcagccttcctagtggctggaactacaggtgtacaccaccatgcctggctaattaaaaaaaaaatgttttttagaggtggaggtcttgccatgttgcccaggctggtcttgaactcctggcttcaagcgatcctcccacctcagcctgctaaagtgctgagattatggatATGACCCACCACGTCCAGTGCACAGTTGGctgttttgaatggtttttttttttttttttttggtcctttgAGGCGTGTAAAATTTTACAATAATTACTTGGATTATTCAGAAGATCTAATTTAGATGAGTAAATTCAACTTAAGTCTGTGTGTAAAATGAGTAGAAAATAGGTCTTTAAAGAACTTAACTCATGAATTACGTGCTACCATTCCTGAGAGGAAACATGGGGTCCTGGGGAAATGGAGTAGGTGAGAAAGTAGTCTAACATTCATGCTGAGGAGTGCAATCTTGATCCTTTTAAAAGGTTTACAGGTCAGTGTCTGGAGCTAGAAAGAACTTTAGAGTTTGTTACTTCCTCCTCAGAGAGAACCAAGGCCAGAGAGGGGATGCAAACCTGTTAGAATTTTTTCTTATAGTAAGGAAGATGAAGCACAGCTGAGTCTAAACTATCTTAGAAGAGACTGATCCAGCTTTTTGATCACAGGGATATCATATACTCCAAGCACTTCAGAATCTACCCCGGCATTTtgccatatattattttattaaattcttgAGGTAGATTAAAACATCTTTTCACAGTTGAGGAAGTTTAGAATGGGGTTTCTTGTGTGAGATGTAGTTTTGCAAATTTATTTAACTAAAGACAGTATTAACATTGATTTAATACTGACACTAATCATTTCACCAGATTTGAGTGATTACTGTGATAGTAATAATACTAGGCAAGGTGATGTGAGGTATTCAGAGCTAAATAAGACCCTGTCCCTCTCCCCAAAAGACTTTCAACTACTAgcttttaaacatctttttttttttttttttttttttcagacagagtctagctctgtcacccagggtggaatgcagtggcacaatctcggctcactgcaacctctgcctcctaggttcaagcgattctcctccctcagcctcccgagcagctgggactacaggtgcgtaccaccacgcccagctaatttttgtgtttttggtagagatggggtttcaccatattagccaggctggcctcgaactcctgacctcgtgatccaccctcctcagctttccaaagtgctgggattacaggcgtgagccactgcgcccggccataaacATCTTTATTACatactttgttcttcttcttttaaaaaagagatggtggtcgggtgcagtggctcacacctgcaatcccagcactttgggagactgaggtgggaggattgcttgagcccaggagtttgagaccagcctggataacatatcAATACCCTGTgtccacaaaaaataataacaaaaaaaaaattagctgggcatggtggtatgtgcctgtagtcacagctacttgggaagctgaggagggctcttgagcccaagagttaaggttacagtgagctatgattgtgccactgcaccccaacctgggcaacagaatgagaccctgtctttaaaacaacaaaaaaggggaGCGGGGCTgcgcgccatggctcacacctgtaatctcagcgctttgggaggccgaggcgggtagatcacctgaggtcaggagtttgagaccagcttggccaacatggtaaaaccccgtctctactaaaaatacaaaattagctgggcgtggtggtgctcgcctatagtcccagctactcgggaggccgaggcaggagaatcgcttgaaccctggagtcggaggttgcagtgagccaagatcataccactgcactccagcctgggcaacagagctagactctgtctcaaaaagaaaaaaaaaaaaaaaaattgttttaggatGTAGGATAAAAGATGCCAAAGGTAAGGTAGCTGGGCTTATTGGACCAATCCTCTCATTTTATGAACATCTGTTTTTACATAAATATGAATGGCCTCCATTCAGATCTCAGCTTAACCATCACTTCCTCaggaattttttctttgaatCCCCATGGTGTATCAGTTTTTCCTTATtacatgttttctttgtttgttttttgtttttgagacagaatcttgctctgttgcccaggctggagtgcagtggtgtgatcttggctcactgcaacctctgctgcccaggcccaagtgattcttgtgcctcagcctcccgggtagctgagattacaggcatgtgccaccatgtccaactcatttttgtattttaatagagacagggttttgccatgttggccaggctggtcttgaactcctggcctcaagtgattcacccgcctcagcctcccaaagtgctgggatcacaggctctATTATATGTTCTTAGAGCATCTTGTGCTTTGCCTTCCTAGCACTTTTCTGAATTTGTAATTCTGTGTGATGATCCACCTGTGCCTTCTATAAAACAAAGCTCCCTTAGAATAGGGACCTTATCTTTCCTGCTCTCCATCTTCTCAATGCGCAGTGCAGTGTCCAGTTTAGAGTTAGCCCCTTGCTgtgtatttgttgagtgaatgactGAGTAAAGCCGTGTCTGTCTATGCCAAACTTGAAAGAGATCTTTAGAAGCTGAAAAACCTATTCAGTTTTGGGCCCAAAAGTAACTTGGGTATTTTTTAATAGCTCATatcttttaaaagacatttaaaaatattgctagTAGGTAAAAAATTTAACCTTCTTAAAATAGGGAAATCGTGTAAGAGACAATGAAGTAATAGTAAACAAATGACACAGATTACTTTTGATCTACTTCTGTCAAACCATGTCACCTACAAGATCCATGTACAACTTTCAAAAACTTctcaggccaggagtggtggctcatacctataatcctaacactttgggaggccaaggcgagaggattgcaggagttcagcctgggcaacacagtgaaacctcgtgtgggttcgagaccagcctggacaacatagggaaaccctgtctctacaagggTGGGCGTGGTGTcacgtgcctctagtcccagctacttggaaggctgaggtggaagggtcacttgaactggggaggttgaggctgcagtgagctgtaatcgtgccactgcactccagcctgggcaacagagggagagcctgtttcaaaaaaaaacaaaacaatcaataataaacaaaaactgtATGTACTCAGAATTACTTAACATTCAAACCGAAGAACCTTCTTACCTCCCCACATCTTAAGATTCCAGGCCACAAATGTACTGCCCAGAGAAGTTACTGAAGTGATAACTATAGGAGGTAGGAAGTAGATTTAGAGGGTTCTAAGGTTTTTCCATCTCTAAAGCTTATATGATTCTGtactcagttttgtttttttttttaaatgaaaatggattCATCATTCTATTGGGGAGATATCTTCATCTCTTTGATTCATTGCCTACTTGATTTGGAACTGAGAGGGGTGGGGTGTTTGGGAAAGCAAGCTGAAAACATTGTGATTTCTGGGTCTTTATGCTggaagagtttttgtttgtttgtttgtttgtttgtttttgagatgaagtcttgctctgttgcccaggctggagtgcagtggcttgatcttggctcactgcgacctctggcACCCGggttttaagcgattctcctgcctcagcctccgaagtagctgggattacaggaaagtgccaccatgcccagctaatttttgtatatttagtagagacagggtttcagcatcttggccaggctggtcttgaactcctgaccttgtgatccacccgtctcggcctctcaaagtgctgggattacaggcgtgagtcaccatgcccggctagaaGAGCTTTATGTTCATGATGCTGAGATGAAGTTGGGGCCAGAAGAAGAGTCAGTTGATAAAAGCTAAAGTATTTTTAGATCCTGATTAAAGAAGAAGGTAATGGGTTGACTTGAGGGAGAATGAGTGTTCTGTTATGGGAATGCTCATATGGGAAATGTTCTGTCTCTTTTTCAAAAACTGCAGGACCACCTGTTGGTGACACTGGAGGAATTCCTGCTTTGTGTGGGAGGGTGAACTagatgcctttaaaaaaaatttcccccCTACAGACTGGTTTTAGATACTTTACTGCTTCAGAGAGGGTCATGTTCACACCCTTCTCCCCTTTTGTAATTTTTcacacctccctgcctccccttttaTAATTTAGAAAGAGGTTTAGAAGTCTATAACTTTATTAGATTTACTTTGAGAAATCTTGTACTTAATTTAGTAGGTCACAGAGGGTTGCTAAATGACTGGAAACTTGTGTTTCTTTTCCATTAAGAGCTATTTACTGACTTCTGAAATATTGATGATTTATTTGACTTTAGAATTTTGCATACTGAGGGGAAAGCATCTTAATATATCATTTAAAGCAGGAGATACTTTCATACTATACCTGGGTTCTCTTGGCTTTGCAGAGGAGGGTGGTCACGAGATTTTGAAAGATTCCATGGgtggcctgtcatcccagcactttgggaggccgaggcaggtggatcatctggggttaggagttcaagaccagcctggccaacatggggaaaccccatctctactaaaaatacaaaaattagccaagtatggtggcgcatgcctgtaatcccagctacttaggacgcaggaaaatcgcttgaacccaggaggtggaggttgcagtgagccaagatcgtgccagtgcgctccagcctgggcaacaaagcgagacctccCCAAAAAAGGAGGACTTCATGGGTGGATATGAGCAATGGTGAGAAGCACCTGGAATATGTCATGGAAGTCCATGAGGTAGTCATGAATGCCAttctttcagcaaatattcatGGAGTATGCCTACCAGATACGAGGTACCGTTTTAGATGCTGGGTGTAGTCAaagtctctgccctcaagaaATGTGTCACTTATACGATATTTATTATCATTGACTTAATATAGTGACTTAAGGGTAATGTGCTTTGATGGCAAACTTGAGCTTGAGCAAGCATCAAAACATGGTGGATTTTGTCACTGAGTGGTTTGGCTGTATGGCtaaagaaccttgttttattttattttagttttagttttagttttggagacagagtctcactctattccccaggctggagtgcaatggcatgatcttgattcactgcaacctccgcctcccgggttcaagccattcgcaggcctcagcctcctgagtaactgggattacaggcacccgccatcacatctggctaatttttgtatttttagtagagacagggttttcccatgttggccaggctggccttgaactcctgacctcaggtgatccgcctgcctgggcctcccaaagtgctgggattacaggcgtgggctaccacgcctggccaagaaccttgttttaaaaataggaagattTTTGTCGTCTGGAATGTAGTATCTTAGCGAATTATTCTGTTTGTTTCTCAGTGAGGTTAGTTTGTGCAGGAATATGAAATGTGATCTTGTTTGGTTATTCAGGAGAAGACCTTAAAAATAGAAGTAACCTTAATTGGTAGACATTTCTAATTGGTAgaattcagttttaattttcagGACAGTTGAAATTGACAGCATCAGTGACAAGTTACcttggctcatgcccataatcccagtattttaggaggctgaggcaggaggattgcttgagccccaggagtttgagaccagccagggcaacatagtgagagctcatctctacaagaaaaaattagccaggtgtggtggtgcatgcctgtggccccagctattcaggtggcttaggtgggagaattgctggagcctgggaggttgaggctgcagtgagctgaaattgtgccactggactccagcctgggtgacagagctgagactctgtctcaaaaaaaaaaaaaaaaaaatcataatcctCATTCATCAAGCATTTATTGATGACTGGTATATATACAAGGCACTGCTGTCTATTGTGGCTGATGTGAAGTGTATTTAACACTCCTGTCTTTAAAGAGtttggctttgtgtgtgtgtgtgtgtttggaacagggtctcactgtgtcacctaggctggagggcagtggcacaatcatagctcactgcagcttcaacctcctgagctcaagtgatcctcccacctcagcctcctgagtaattgggactacaggcatgtgccactgtgcctggataatttaaaaaaaaaatttttgtaggccaggcgtagtggcttacgcctgtaatccctgcactttgggaggccgaggcgggcggatcacgaggtcaggagtttgagaccatcctggc
The genomic region above belongs to Pongo pygmaeus isolate AG05252 chromosome 15, NHGRI_mPonPyg2-v2.0_pri, whole genome shotgun sequence and contains:
- the WDR20 gene encoding WD repeat-containing protein 20 isoform X28, yielding MATEGGGKEMNEIKTQFTTREGLYKLLPHSEYSRPNRVPFNSQGSNPVRVSFVNLNDQSGNGDRLCFNVGRELYFYIYKGVRKVPTRASPEPASGAADLSKPIDKRIYKGTQPTCHDFNHLTATAESVSLLVGFSAGQVQLIDPIKKETSKLFNEEMASS
- the WDR20 gene encoding WD repeat-containing protein 20 isoform X25; this encodes MATEGGGKEMNEIKTQFTTREGLYKLLPHSEYSRPNRVPFNSQGSNPVRVSFVNLNDQSGNGDRLCFNVGRELYFYIYKGVRKVPTRASPEPASGAADLSKPIDKRIYKGTQPTCHDFNHLTATAESVSLLVGFSAGQVQLIDPIKKETSKLFNEENSCQHLWKVDWNEERQNEGSKTSEEALVTVQ
- the WDR20 gene encoding WD repeat-containing protein 20 isoform X29, which encodes MATEGGGKEMNEIKTQFTTREGLYKLLPHSEYSRPNRVPFNSQGSNPVRVSFVNLNDQSGNGDRLCFNVGRELYFYIYKGVRKAADLSKPIDKRIYKGTQPTCHDFNHLTATAESVSLLVGFSAGQVQLIDPIKKETSKLFNEEMASS
- the WDR20 gene encoding WD repeat-containing protein 20 isoform X30 — encoded protein: MATEGGGKEMNEIKTQFTTREGLYKLLPHSEYSRPNRVPFNSQGSNPVRVSFVNLNDQSGNGDRLCFNVGRELYFYIYKGVRKTIP